A section of the Primulina eburnea isolate SZY01 chromosome 1, ASM2296580v1, whole genome shotgun sequence genome encodes:
- the LOC140834419 gene encoding large ribosomal subunit protein P2-like: protein MKILAAYLLALLGGNASPSAKDLKKILGSVGAECDDDRITLLLSEVEGKDITELIAAGREKLASVPAGGGGGAVAVAVAAPAAGGGAPAAAAETKKEEKVEEKEESDDDMGFSLFD from the exons ATGAAGATATTAGCAGCTTATTTGTTGGCTTTGTTGGGTGGCAACGCCAGTCCTTCCGCGAAGGACTTAAAGAAAATTCTCGGCTCAG TTGGAGCCGAGTGTGATGATGATAGAATCACCTTGCTGTTGTCTGAAGTTGAGGGAAAAGATATCACTGAATTGATTGCTGCTGGAAGGGAAAAGTTGGCTTCCGTGCCGGCAGGTGGGGGTGGGGGTGCAGTTGCAGTTGCTGTTGCTGCTCCAGCTGCTGGTGGTGGTGCGCCTGCTGCGGCCGCTGAAACCAAGAAAGAAGAGAAAGTAGAAGAGAAAGAGGAGTCCGATGAT GATATGGGCTTCAGCCTCTTCGACTGA
- the LOC140834433 gene encoding alkaline/neutral invertase E, chloroplastic-like isoform X1: MAASEASLQVLSWGVPCRIYPNLNFAPPLSFKYSVKSAKNGDYRAVMRKGLGVNQYYEGNRVMTGAQYVLRGQKPGNLSKSFECNCIKAESVRETFSKDGSKTEATGHLVGEKEGLSSSNGSASAAKNNKMIITGVAESLEDEAWKLLRESILCYCGNPIGTIAANDPCDSNTLNYDQVFIRDFIPSGIAFLLKGEYEIVRNFILHTLQLQSWEKTMDCHSPGQGLMPASFKVRTVPLDGDESATEEILDPDFGEAAIGRVAPVDSGLWWIILLRAYGKCSGDLSVQERVDVQTGIRMILKLCLADGFDMFPTLLVTDGSCMIDRRLGIHGHPLEIQSLFYSALLCAREMLVPEEVSANLVQALNNRLVALSIHIREYYWIDLKKLNEIYRYKTEEYSYDAVNKFNIYPDQIPPWLVEWMPKKGGYLIGNLQPAHMDFRLFSLGNLWAIVCGLATTDQSHAILDLIEAKWSDLVAEMPMKLCYPALEGQEWRIITGSDPKNTPWSYHNGGSWPTLLWQLTVACIKMERPEIAENAIKIAEKRLAKDKWPEYYDTKGARFIGKQAHLFQTWSIAGYLVAKLLIANPPAANFLVNTADTALMNAFSCALATPRRNRSRKGPVQNFII; encoded by the exons ATGGCCGCTTCAGAAGCATCCCTACAAGTTCTATCTTGGGGGGTGCCATGTCGGATTTACCCAAATTTAAATTTCGCTCCACCGCTCTCCTTCAAATATAGTGTCAAAAGTGCAAAAAATGGAGATTATAGGGCCGTAATGCGGAAGGGCCTTGGGGTAAATCAATATTATGAAGGAAATCGTGTGATGACAGGTGCACAATATGTTTTAAGAGGACAGAAACCAGGTAACTTGTCAAAATCTTTCGAATGCAACTGCATTAAGGCCGAGAGTGTTAGAGAGACATTTTCGAAAGATGGAAGTAAAACTGAGGCAACAGGGCATTTGGTTGGTGAAAAGGAAGGCCTTTCGTCCAGCAATGGATCAGCATCTGCAGCAAAAAATAATAAGATGATAATTACAGGAGTTGCAGAATCTTTAGAGGATGAAGCTTGGAAGTTGTTGCGAGAATCAATATTATGTTATTGTGGCAACCCAATTGGAACCATTGCTGCTAACGATCCATGCGACTCGAACACTCTCAACTATGATCAAGTGTTTATCCGTGATTTTATACCTTCTGGGATCGCTTTCCTATTAAAAGGAGAGTATGAAATTGTTCGGAACTTTATTCTGCACACTCTTCAGCTTCAG AGCTGGGAGAAAACCATGGATTGCCATAGTCCTGGGCAAGGACTGATGCCAGCAAGCTTCAAGGTGCGTACTGTACCACTTGATGGTGATGAATCTGCAACTGAAGAGATCTTAGATCCTGACTTTGGTGAGGCAGCAATTGGTCGGGTGGCACCAGTCGATTCTG GTTTGTGGTGGATCATATTATTACGAGCATATGGAAAATGTTCAGGAGACCTTTCAGTCCAGGAACGGGTTGATGTGCAGACTGGAATCAGGATGATTTTAAAACTTTGTTTGGCAGATGGTTTTGATATGTTTCCAACTTTGTTGGTAACAGATGGGTCGTGCATGATTGATCGTCGCTTGGGTATCCATGGTCACCCCCTTGAAATTCAG TCATTATTTTATTCAGCTCTACTTTGTGCTCGCGAGATGCTTGTTCCAGAGGAGGTTTCTGCGAATCTTGTGCAGGCACTTAACAATCGACTAGTGGCATTATCAATTCACATCCGAGAGTactattggattgatttgaagAAACTGAATGAAATATATCGATACAAGACAGAAGAGTACTCATATGATGCAGTTAACAAGTTTAATATCTACCCAGATCAGATTCCTCCCTGGCTTGTGGAATGGATGCCTAAAAAAGGAGGCTATCTTATTGGAAACCTGCAGCCGGCACATATGGACTTTCGTTTATTTTCACTAGGAAACTTATGGGCTATAGTATGCGGTCTTGCTacaactgatcagtcacatgCGATTTTGGATCTTATTGAAGCAAAATGGTCAGATCTGGTAGCAGAAATGCCAATGAAACTTTGTTACCCAGCATTAGAGGGCCAAGAATGGCGAATAATTACAGGCAGTGATCCAAAGAACAC TCCTTGGTCTTACCATAACGGAGGTTCCTGGCCAACTTTGCTTTGGCAG TTAACTGTGGCATGCATAAAAATGGAAAGACCAGAGATAGCTGAAAATGCAATCAAGATTGCCGAAAAAAGATTAGCAAAAGACAAATGGCCCGAGTACTACGACACCAAAGGAGCAAGATTCATTGGAAAACAGGCACACCTCTTTCAAACTTGGTCCATTGCAGGATATCTAGTAGCAAAACTCCTCATTGCCAACCCACCTGCGGCAAATTTCTTGGTTAATACCGCGGACACCGCACTTATGAATGCCTTTTCCTGCGCACTAGCCACTCCAAGGAGAAACCGTTCACGAAAAGGACCGGTCCAGAACTTCATTATATGA
- the LOC140834433 gene encoding neutral/alkaline invertase 3, chloroplastic-like isoform X2, giving the protein MAASEASLQVLSWGVPCRIYPNLNFAPPLSFKYSVKSAKNGDYRAVMRKGLGVNQYYEGNRVMTGAQYVLRGQKPGNLSKSFECNCIKAESVRETFSKDGSKTEATGHLVGEKEGLSSSNGSASAAKNNKMIITGVAESLEDEAWKLLRESILCYCGNPIGTIAANDPCDSNTLNYDQVFIRDFIPSGIAFLLKGEYEIVRNFILHTLQLQSWEKTMDCHSPGQGLMPASFKVRTVPLDGDESATEEILDPDFGEAAIGRVAPVDSGLWWIILLRAYGKCSGDLSVQERVDVQTGIRMILKLCLADGFDMFPTLLVTDGSCMIDRRLGIHGHPLEIQSLFYSALLCAREMLVPEEVSANLVQALNNRLVALSIHIREYYWIDLKKLNEIYRYKTEEYSYDAVNKFNIYPDQIPPWLVEWMPKKGGYLIGNLQPAHMDFRLFSLGNLWAIVCGLATTDQSHAILDLIEAKWSDLVAEMPMKLCYPALEGQEWRIITGSDPKNTYSFYVNSLVLP; this is encoded by the exons ATGGCCGCTTCAGAAGCATCCCTACAAGTTCTATCTTGGGGGGTGCCATGTCGGATTTACCCAAATTTAAATTTCGCTCCACCGCTCTCCTTCAAATATAGTGTCAAAAGTGCAAAAAATGGAGATTATAGGGCCGTAATGCGGAAGGGCCTTGGGGTAAATCAATATTATGAAGGAAATCGTGTGATGACAGGTGCACAATATGTTTTAAGAGGACAGAAACCAGGTAACTTGTCAAAATCTTTCGAATGCAACTGCATTAAGGCCGAGAGTGTTAGAGAGACATTTTCGAAAGATGGAAGTAAAACTGAGGCAACAGGGCATTTGGTTGGTGAAAAGGAAGGCCTTTCGTCCAGCAATGGATCAGCATCTGCAGCAAAAAATAATAAGATGATAATTACAGGAGTTGCAGAATCTTTAGAGGATGAAGCTTGGAAGTTGTTGCGAGAATCAATATTATGTTATTGTGGCAACCCAATTGGAACCATTGCTGCTAACGATCCATGCGACTCGAACACTCTCAACTATGATCAAGTGTTTATCCGTGATTTTATACCTTCTGGGATCGCTTTCCTATTAAAAGGAGAGTATGAAATTGTTCGGAACTTTATTCTGCACACTCTTCAGCTTCAG AGCTGGGAGAAAACCATGGATTGCCATAGTCCTGGGCAAGGACTGATGCCAGCAAGCTTCAAGGTGCGTACTGTACCACTTGATGGTGATGAATCTGCAACTGAAGAGATCTTAGATCCTGACTTTGGTGAGGCAGCAATTGGTCGGGTGGCACCAGTCGATTCTG GTTTGTGGTGGATCATATTATTACGAGCATATGGAAAATGTTCAGGAGACCTTTCAGTCCAGGAACGGGTTGATGTGCAGACTGGAATCAGGATGATTTTAAAACTTTGTTTGGCAGATGGTTTTGATATGTTTCCAACTTTGTTGGTAACAGATGGGTCGTGCATGATTGATCGTCGCTTGGGTATCCATGGTCACCCCCTTGAAATTCAG TCATTATTTTATTCAGCTCTACTTTGTGCTCGCGAGATGCTTGTTCCAGAGGAGGTTTCTGCGAATCTTGTGCAGGCACTTAACAATCGACTAGTGGCATTATCAATTCACATCCGAGAGTactattggattgatttgaagAAACTGAATGAAATATATCGATACAAGACAGAAGAGTACTCATATGATGCAGTTAACAAGTTTAATATCTACCCAGATCAGATTCCTCCCTGGCTTGTGGAATGGATGCCTAAAAAAGGAGGCTATCTTATTGGAAACCTGCAGCCGGCACATATGGACTTTCGTTTATTTTCACTAGGAAACTTATGGGCTATAGTATGCGGTCTTGCTacaactgatcagtcacatgCGATTTTGGATCTTATTGAAGCAAAATGGTCAGATCTGGTAGCAGAAATGCCAATGAAACTTTGTTACCCAGCATTAGAGGGCCAAGAATGGCGAATAATTACAGGCAGTGATCCAAAGAACACGTACAGTTTCTATGTTAAT TCCTTGGTCTTACCATAA
- the LOC140834485 gene encoding uncharacterized protein, protein MSETPFRPREKLIEKQKIFQSIHKHTYLKGPLDKITSVAIPLALAGTSLYLIGRGIYNMSHGIGKKE, encoded by the exons ATGTCAGAAACACCCTTTAGGCCCCGAGAGAAGCTCATCGAGAAgcaaaagatttttcaaagcaTTCACAAGCATACATATTTGAAAGGACCACTTGATAAGATCACCTCAGTTGCCATTCCTCTGGCTTTGGCCGGTACCTCTTTATATCTCATT GGAAGAGGGATCTACAATATGTCCCATGGAATTGGGAAGAAGGAATGA